One genomic window of Phalacrocorax aristotelis chromosome 23, bGulAri2.1, whole genome shotgun sequence includes the following:
- the LOC142067688 gene encoding feather keratin Cos1-1/Cos1-3/Cos2-1-like, whose amino-acid sequence MKGRYKSQRKSPLSHPLLLPPSPWEQPRDMSCYSQCLPCRPCGPTPLANSCNEPCVRQCQNSTVVIEPPAVVVTLPGPILSSFPQSTVVGSSTSAAVGSILSCDGVPISSGGFDLSCITSRYCGRRCPPC is encoded by the exons ATGAAGGGCAGGTATAAAAGCCAGCGCAAGTCCCCGCTCTCTCATCCACTTCTcttgcctccttctccttgggaACAG CCCAgagacatgtcctgctacagccagtgcctgccatgccggccctgcggcccgaccccgctggccaacagctgcaatgagccctgtgtcaggcagtgccagaactCCACTGTCGTCATTGAGCCCCCGGctgtggtggtgaccctgcccggccccatcctcagctccttcccacagagcaccgtGGTGGGCTCGTCCACCtccgctgctgttggcagcatcctgagctgtgatggagtgcccatctcctccgggggcttTGACCTCTCCTGCATTACCAGCCGCTACTGTGGCAGAAGGTGCCCTCCCTGCTAA
- the LOC142067843 gene encoding feather keratin Cos1-1/Cos1-3/Cos2-1-like: protein MKGRYKSQSKSPLSHPLLLPPSPWEQPRDMSCYSQCLPCRPCGPTPLANSCNEPCVRQCQNSTVVIEPPAVVVTLPGPILSSFPQSTVVGSSTSAAVGSILSCDGVPISSGGFDLSCITSRYCGRRCPPC, encoded by the exons ATGAAGGGCAGGTATAAAAGCCAGAGCAAGTCCCCGCTCTCTCATCCACTTCTcttgcctccttctccttgggaACAG CCCAgagacatgtcctgctacagccagtgcctgccatgccggccctgcggcccgaccccgctggccaacagctgcaatgagccctgtgtcaggcagtgccagaactCCACTGTCGTCATTGAGCCCCCAGctgtggtggtgaccctgcccggccccatcctcagctccttcccacagagcaccgtGGTGGGCTCGTCCACCtccgctgctgttggcagcatcctgagctgtgatggagtgcccatctcctccgggggcttTGACCTCTCCTGCATTACCAGCCGCTACTGTGGCAGAAGGTGCCCTCCCTGCTAA